A stretch of Glycine max cultivar Williams 82 chromosome 3 unlocalized genomic scaffold, Glycine_max_v4.0 Gm03_scaffold_135, whole genome shotgun sequence DNA encodes these proteins:
- the LOC121174389 gene encoding uncharacterized protein — MDPTVAKPGFLRNVLVRLLLFGVFIVVVRFAYVITLAGESCTVGDFCFFSPSINLAIAGTRSGALAARGGAAGPPERYASKDWINGVRFYSSAFQDMISGGFLSPAAKALCVETPTGRDVLALREIGVIDAVGISKKASPPLVKSGEARRIPFPDGSFDFVFAGDGALEKSPRPAEFAAEISRTLKPEGFAAFHVKANDTYSYNSFVDLLNFCCNVVKINDMLGFDSSIPHIREIVVKKVRHTIDSESNSNSNSNGKECSVPEYKEKLVRNAEALIEEEPLKPWLTLKKNVKNIKYLSSMVDISFKDRYVYVDVGARSYGSSIGRWFRKQYPKQNKTFHVYAIEADKTFHQEYETKKGVTLLPYAAWVRNESLVFEINRDPGEKEKEKEKEKVKGKGRGMGRIQPLKSSGGFDGGEVEKIPGFDFADWLKNTVSENDFVVMKMDVEGTEFDLIPRLFETGAICLVDEIFLECHYNRWQRCCPGQRSPKYEKTYDQCLQLFTSLRQSGVLVHQWF; from the coding sequence ATGGATCCAACCGTAGCGAAGCCTGGCTTTCTCAGAAACGTTCTGGTTCGGTTACTCCTCTTCGGCGTTTTCATCGTCGTCGTACGGTTCGCTTACGTCATCACCCTCGCCGGTGAGTCCTGCACCGTCGGCGACTTCTGCTTCTTCTCTCCGTCGATCAACCTCGCAATCGCCGGCACCAGATCAGGCGCCCTCGCAGCGCGCGGAGGAGCCGCCGGGCCGCCGGAGCGCTATGCCAGCAAGGACTGGATCAACGGCGTCCGGTTCTACTCGTCGGCTTTCCAGGACATGATCTCCGGTGGCTTCCTCTCGCCGGCGGCGAAGGCGCTCTGCGTGGAGACGCCGACCGGCCGCGACGTCCTCGCGCTGCGCGAGATCGGCGTCATCGACGCCGTCGGGATCTCGAAGAAGGCGTCTCCGCCGCTTGTGAAATCCGGCGAGGCTCGCCGGATTCCGTTCCCCGATGGCTCGTTCGACTTCGTGTTCGCCGGCGACGGCGCTTTAGAAAAATCGCCGCGGCCGGCGGAGTTCGCCGCCGAAATCTCTCGGACGCTCAAACCCGAAGGGTTTGCCGCGTTCCATGTAAAGGCCAATGACACTTACAGTTACAATTCATTCGTTGATTTGTTGAATTTTTGTTGCAACGTGGTGAAAATAAACGACATGTTAGGGTTTGATTCATCCATACCTCACATAAGAGAGATCGTGGTGAAGAAAGTGCGTCACACAATTGATTCTGAATCCAATTCAAACTCCAATTCCAATGGAAAAGAATGCTCTGTTCCGGAGTACAaggaaaagctggtgagaaatgCAGAGGCTTTGATTGAAGAGGAGCCACTGAAGCCATGGCTGACTCTAAAGAAAAACGTGAAGAACATAAAGTACCTATCTTCAATGGTTGATATAAGCTTCAAGGATAGGTATGTGTATGTTGATGTTGGAGCTAGAAGCTATGGTTCCAGCATTGGACGTTGGTTTAGGAAACAGTACCCGAAACAGAACAAGACCTTTCATGTGTATGCAATTGAGGCTGATAAAACGTTTCATCAGGAGTATGAAACGAAAAAGGGTGTTACTTTGTTGCCTTATGCTGCATGGGTGAGGAATGAGAGTTTGGTGTTTGAGATTAACCGCGACCCGggggagaaggagaaggagaaggagaaggagaaggttAAGGGTAAGGGAAGGGGAATGGGGAGGATTCAACCATTGAAATCTTCAGGTGGTTTTGATGGTGGTGAGGTTGAGAAGATTCCTGGGTTCGATTTCGCAGACTGGTTGAAGAACACGGTTTCGGAGAATGATTTCGTTGTGATGAAGATGGATGTGGAGGGTACTGAGTTTGATTTGATTCCAAGATTGTTTGAAACTGGGGCTATCTGTTTGGTGGATGAGATTTTTCTTGAGTGCCATTACAATAGGTGGCAGAGGTGTTGCCCTGGACAGAGGAGCCCCAAGTATGAGAAAACTTATGATCAGTGCTTGCAGCTCTTCACTTCTCTCAGACAAAGTGGAGTTCTTGTTCATCAATGGTTTTAA